Proteins encoded in a region of the Rutidosis leptorrhynchoides isolate AG116_Rl617_1_P2 chromosome 9, CSIRO_AGI_Rlap_v1, whole genome shotgun sequence genome:
- the LOC139866915 gene encoding F-box/FBD/LRR-repeat protein At4g26340-like isoform X1, which translates to MLQELRKETKSEVEAANSKVDKLIHDLEELQLSNMEKNRTISGLQDDIAVLESDSRKKGEEILRLTKELESFKGESKRTVTPVLCRCMKFTSEKEARRRSESNDFISQLPDEVLVMILSLLPIKEAASTSILSTKWRPLWRGSFKLNFHGYQSFSFPVNMNTECNKYINQVNSVIQSYNHPMIEDFRIRFSLDIQHKSLIDQWLQFAVSKKVEFLELNLSSIFPSLGGSGYDFPLRLFEMELASIKKLILKNVIVSDAILVNIISNSPNLETLTISDPQDLRHIRVGGRALKLEHLEILDRKSYSIRSIYLSDFDLESFTYAGGEIDLRFSHLPKLNKVDLGQVHWWIGDNVFDRLSTCASSLQSLSIALYHGEGPVNSKDYYELPNVKQLRVMFRGNKHDCLLDLAYMVNAFPRMESFKLEIDWTLAVVRRKARDYTNRHEHLKHVEIVGYKGRKCDFELAAYIIDIAHALKKFVIGISKDCIMKLDAHSSAKRLESILPPGVELVIL; encoded by the exons ATGTTGCAAGAGCTTCGTAAGGAGACCAAATCTGAAGTTGAAGCTGCTAACAGTAAAGTAGATAAGCTGATACATGACTTGGAAGAATTACAGTTATCAAACATGGAGAAGAACAGAACTATTTCAGGCTTACAAGATGACATAGCTGTGTTAGAATCCGACTCAAGAAAAAAAGGTGAAGAAATTTTGCGGCTCACGAAAGAACTGGAGTCGTTCAAGGGGGAGTCAAAACGTACTGTTACGCCTGTATTATGTCGGTGCATGAAATTCACTTCTGAGAAG GAGGCTCGTCGAAGATCagagtcaaatgatttcataagccAACTGCCGGATGAAGTTCTTGTTATGATACTCTCTCTTTTGCCTATAAAGGAAGCGGCAAGCACTAGCATTCTCTCCACAAAATGGAGGCCCTTGTGGCGTGGTTCATTCAAATTGAACTTTCATGGCTATCAAAGTTTTAGTTTCCCGGTTAACATGAATACAGAGTGCAATAAGTACATCAACCAGGTGAACAGTGTCATCCAAAGCTACAATCACCCAATGATTGAAGATTTTCGAATTCGTTTCTCTTTGGATATTCAACATAAAAGTTTAATAGATCAATGGCTTCAGTTTGCGGTTAGTAAGAAAGTTGAGTTTCTTGAACTGAATTTGTCATCTATTTTTCCTTCTCTAGGTGGTAGTGGCTATGATTTTCCTTTAAGATTATTTGAGATGGAGCTAGCGTCTATTAAAAAACTTATCTTGAAGAACGTTATTGTGAGTGACGCAATTCTTGTGAACATTATATCTAATTCTCCAAATCTTGAGACATTGACAATCAGTGATCCACAAGACCTTAGACATATACGTGTAGGTGGGCGAGCTCTTAAATTAGAACACTTAGAAATATTGGATCGTAAGTCATATTCTATTAGATCCATTTATTTATCTGATTTTGACCTTGAATCATTCACTTATGCTGGTGGAGAGATAGACTTGAGATTTTCTCATCTTCCAAAACTTAATAAAGTTGATTTGGGTCAAGTACATTGGTGGATCGGTGATAATGTTTTTGACAGATTATCCACTTGTGCCTCATCTCTTCAGTCTCTTTCCATTGCTCTATATCATGGCGAG GGACCTGTAAATTCTAAGGATTATTATGAGCTACCAAATGTGAAGCAATTAAGAGTGATGTTTCGTGGTAACAAACATGAttgtcttctagatttggcttacATGGTTAATGCATTTCCGAGGATGGAGAGTTTTAAACTCGAG ATAGATTGGACTTTAGCGGTTGTAAGGAGAAAGGCAAGGGATTATACTAATCGGCATGAACACCTTAAGCATGTTGAAATCGTGGGGTATAAAGGTCGAAAATGTGACTTTGAACTTGCTGCATACATTATAGACATCGCTCATGCACTCAAAAAATTTGTGATTGGAATTTCAAAAGATTGTATCATGAAGCTAGATGCTCACTCTTCTGCTAAGCGCCTGGAATCAATACTGCCTCCAGGTGTGGAATTGGTCATACTCTAA
- the LOC139866915 gene encoding putative F-box/LRR-repeat protein At4g15060 isoform X2, which produces MLQELRKETKSEVEAANSKVDKLIHDLEELQLSNMEKNRTISGLQDDIAVLESDSRKKGEEILRLTKELESFKGESKRTVTPVLCRCMKFTSEKEARRRSESNDFISQLPDEVLVMILSLLPIKEAASTSILSTKWRPLWRGSFKLNFHGYQSFSFPVNMNTECNKYINQVNSVIQSYNHPMIEDFRIRFSLDIQHKSLIDQWLQFAVSKKVEFLELNLSSIFPSLGGSGYDFPLRLFEMELASIKKLILKNVIVSDAILVNIISNSPNLETLTISDPQDLRHIRVGGRALKLEHLEILDRKSYSIRSIYLSDFDLESFTYAGGEIDLRFSHLPKLNKVDLGQVHWWIGDNVFDRLSTCASSLQSLSIALYHGEGPVNSKDYYELPNVKQLRVMFRGNKHDCLLDLAYMVNAFPRMESFKLEIGL; this is translated from the exons ATGTTGCAAGAGCTTCGTAAGGAGACCAAATCTGAAGTTGAAGCTGCTAACAGTAAAGTAGATAAGCTGATACATGACTTGGAAGAATTACAGTTATCAAACATGGAGAAGAACAGAACTATTTCAGGCTTACAAGATGACATAGCTGTGTTAGAATCCGACTCAAGAAAAAAAGGTGAAGAAATTTTGCGGCTCACGAAAGAACTGGAGTCGTTCAAGGGGGAGTCAAAACGTACTGTTACGCCTGTATTATGTCGGTGCATGAAATTCACTTCTGAGAAG GAGGCTCGTCGAAGATCagagtcaaatgatttcataagccAACTGCCGGATGAAGTTCTTGTTATGATACTCTCTCTTTTGCCTATAAAGGAAGCGGCAAGCACTAGCATTCTCTCCACAAAATGGAGGCCCTTGTGGCGTGGTTCATTCAAATTGAACTTTCATGGCTATCAAAGTTTTAGTTTCCCGGTTAACATGAATACAGAGTGCAATAAGTACATCAACCAGGTGAACAGTGTCATCCAAAGCTACAATCACCCAATGATTGAAGATTTTCGAATTCGTTTCTCTTTGGATATTCAACATAAAAGTTTAATAGATCAATGGCTTCAGTTTGCGGTTAGTAAGAAAGTTGAGTTTCTTGAACTGAATTTGTCATCTATTTTTCCTTCTCTAGGTGGTAGTGGCTATGATTTTCCTTTAAGATTATTTGAGATGGAGCTAGCGTCTATTAAAAAACTTATCTTGAAGAACGTTATTGTGAGTGACGCAATTCTTGTGAACATTATATCTAATTCTCCAAATCTTGAGACATTGACAATCAGTGATCCACAAGACCTTAGACATATACGTGTAGGTGGGCGAGCTCTTAAATTAGAACACTTAGAAATATTGGATCGTAAGTCATATTCTATTAGATCCATTTATTTATCTGATTTTGACCTTGAATCATTCACTTATGCTGGTGGAGAGATAGACTTGAGATTTTCTCATCTTCCAAAACTTAATAAAGTTGATTTGGGTCAAGTACATTGGTGGATCGGTGATAATGTTTTTGACAGATTATCCACTTGTGCCTCATCTCTTCAGTCTCTTTCCATTGCTCTATATCATGGCGAG GGACCTGTAAATTCTAAGGATTATTATGAGCTACCAAATGTGAAGCAATTAAGAGTGATGTTTCGTGGTAACAAACATGAttgtcttctagatttggcttacATGGTTAATGCATTTCCGAGGATGGAGAGTTTTAAACTCGAG ATTGGACTTTAG
- the LOC139868945 gene encoding secreted RxLR effector protein 161-like: MEPNLKMKKDQGKGLKDVKLFQQKVGSLIYLTITRPEIAYSIGIVSQFMQCPTNVHLDAAKRILRYVKGSIGHGLWYKKCDKVLLNGFVDADWMGDATSGYCFNMGSAVISWCSKKQDVIALSSIEAEYIAATMAAQECTWLRRLIGDILEKVDYVVKLKCDNESAIKLASNPVFHARTKHIEMRYHFIRKKVLSREIELANVRTNAQVADIFTKALMKVHGISRGVGDC, encoded by the coding sequence atggaaccaaacctcaaaatgaagAAAGATCAAGGAAAAGGGCTCAAGGATGTGAAGTTGTTCCAACAAAAGGTTGGAAGTTTAATCTATCTAACCATCACAAGACCAGAAATTGCTTACTCGATTGGCATTGTTTCACAATTTATGCAATGTCCaactaatgttcatcttgatgCAGCAAAAAGGATCCTTCGTTATGTGAAAGGATCAATAGGCCACGGCTTGTGGTATAAGAAGTGTGATAAGGTTTTGTTAAATGGTTTTGTGGATGCAGATTGGATGGGAGACGCAACTTCGGGTTACTGTTTTAACATGGGTTCTGCGGTTATTTCATGGTGTAGCAAGAAGCAAGATGTTATTGCTTTGTCTAGCATAGAAGCGGAATACATAGCTGCAACAATGGCGGCTCAAGAATGTACTTGGTTAAGAAGATTGATTGGTGACATACTTGAAAAGGTAGATTATGTTGTCAAATTGAAATGTGACAACGAAAGTGCAATCAAGCTTGCTTCGAATCCTGTGTTTCATGCCCGTACTAAGCATATAGAAATGAGATATCATTTTATTCGTAAAAAGGTTCTTAGCAGGGAGATCGAGCTAGCAAACGTAAGGACAAATGCTCAAGTAGCCGACATCTTTACTAAAGCTCTAATGAAAGTTCATGGAATTTCGAGAGGCGTTGGGGATTGTTGA